TGTTTAATTGTTGAATGACTACTAAAttcttcagtaattttttttattgaatatggtgtcagaaaaattatttatattcatgTTGTAATAACAAGAATTCAACATTTTCACAACACTAAGAAGCATATTTTAGCTGGTGTGAGCTTTAGTGGTAtaaccttgccttgcatgatgaggtcctgggttcaataccctgagcactgcaaacaaAAACacgactttaaaaaaatataatactgaGGACCAGGATTGTGGCTCAGGGATAATGCACATGCCTGGAATATGTGGGTCCCACCCATCCTCcaacaaataaagacaaaaaactaTGCCACTGAACtgtgtatacattttaaaatactaaaatggcaaattttatgtattttgcctccctttttaaaaaggcaaatataGCAATATTTAGGAAAATTACAGCTGTGAGATGTTGCTCAAAGTAGTCTGTTTCAGAACTAGTATAGTAGGACTGTGTACCTATATTTCTATCTTTCAGAGTTAGCTCTTGGAGGAGTACTGCTTTTGAGTAAGCTGATTTAATTGgatatgaactccacattacttttggtgtttatttttatttttaaaaatttatttattttgctttttgggtcacccccagcgatgcacaggggttactcctgactctgcactcagaaattactcccggtggtgctgcagagaccatatgggatgctgggaatcgaacctaggttggccgcgtgcaaggcaaatgccctaacctctgtactatcgctccagccccctgaagttcTTTTTGGTCTTAACCAATAATTTAGTTTCTCTTTACCTAATTACACCTCATCATGAGATGTGTtcagaattttctatttaaaatgtatagtattaaaaaatatagtatagGACTGGAAAAATAGTAGAGTCAAGaccgtttgccttgcctgtggccgacctggggtttctcctcagcatcccacacagtcccaagcaccgtcaagagtaattcctgagtatcctctgagcattgctgggtgtgattcaaaaataaaaataaataaaaattcatagtaTAATGTTTGGTGATTTCTGGACAGGACAAAAAACATTTAATCACAGTAATGTTGAAAgcagaaaatttgaaaacaaaagacTAGGGATGGAGAGACTAGAAAAGAGGCATTTTAATAGATGAAGGTATATGAAGAGTAGAGATTATATTTGAAAACTTGGTTATTGTATTGGTTCAGACATAATTTTGtactattttctatttcaaagaAAGATAGGTATGGGCAAGTACCACTGGATACTTTGTTTCTGTTTAAAGATGTAAGCATGGAATGGTTTATGGGAAAGGAAAAGCAGAATAGAGGAGGGAGAGGTTTTTgtctttaagagaaaaattaaaatttcatttgtggTTTTTCACTGTAATGAAATCAAATAATtacattattctttattttgtttcacagGTTCTTTGGCATGGATAAATGTTCAGTGGAAGGATTAGAATTGACTGAACAGACTCCTGTTTTATTGGGGAGTACAGCCATGGCAGCTAGTCTCATGAATGTAGGAAATTCATTTGGTGACCAAATTAGTCCTCTGGTTAATAGGTCTAGAAATTCATCTATAgaagatgatgaggatgatgatgttGTATTTATTGACTCTATACACCCTCCTTCAACTGCTCCAGCGGTAACTTATCCAAGAAAGTTTGTattatcaaaaaatgaaaaactgcaaGGAAATTACtccaaattccttccttcctcaagaGATTTGGCTTCTCAAAAGGGTCATATAATTGAGACAATAGTCATTGATGATGAAGAGGACTTAGAAACAAATGGAGAGAATAAAAAGATTTCTTCCAGTTTTGTTGGATGGGGATTTCccgaaactaaaaacaaaaccaaagatttGGATTTCTCTACTACCAGTCTTTCAAGAAGTAAGGTAAATGCAGGAATGGGTAATAGTGTTACACTGCAGAACGACTCTGAATTTCATATTACTAATGTTACCACCTTTAGAAACAGGTATAAGCTCTGAATGCTGGGCGAGATATGAACTTAATGATTACACATATAACAGTACTGTAGAGAACCAACTTGGGAGATGTCGCTAAAGGACTTCAGTCAAGTAATTTTGGTGTTAATATGCAAACATACGCCCCATCTTTAACTTCACAGAGCAAGACTGCTGTAGGACCTTTTAATCCTGGTAGAATGAATGTGGCAGGATATGAATTTCAGAATGGAGGATTTACGACTCATCATAGTCCTGGTAAGCAGTAAgtgatgttaaatatttttcttccaaacttctgactcttatttttccttcctaaaataaaatagctattttaCTATAGTTTGTACCTGAAATACCTTCGGtctcataatttttatattaggaCAATTCTTTTACTTATAAAAATCTCCAGTTTGTGCtcctatattattaaataaataaataaatctccagtTCATTTTGTCTGTATTTTTGAGAATTGAAGCTCTGTTCATGTAATTTACCTCCAGTGCCAATTGAAGATGTACCTATTTTTGCTagtgtgtttttgttgttatgttttggttttttaatttattgcagTTCTGGGGAATCAACCCCAGGGACTCATACAGCATATGTTCTGAAACTTAAATCACACATCCCTAACTCCAacgatgtttattttatttatttactgattctttgttttgttttggacctaCATAAGCTGTATTCAACACTTAATCTTTTttctgtgcatagggatcactcctgacttctgtttggggatcactcttgtgCTGGGGGGATGAtaagcatcccacatggtctgtggttccctgagcacctccaggggtaattcctgagtgcagagccaggagtgacccctgtgcatcgccaggtgtgacccaaaaattaaaaaaaaaaacaaaaaaccaacctgACCTTACATAGATACATAGTTATAGATGGAAGTGTTATTTTAATTGTAGGTGTTgggtttttttctccctccctccctccctccctctctctctctctctttctttctctctctctctctctctttctttctttctttctttctttctttctttctttctttctttctttctttctttctttctttctttctttctttctttctttctttctttctttctttctttctgtgattgttttgtgtttgaaccacactgtcagtgctcagtggttactccttgcctcagtgatcagggcttctcctggttaAGGTGAGTTCTCAGGGAACTATattagtgctagggatcaaacccaagtaggctgtgcaaggcaagtgcctaatgcCCCGTGTTAGTTTCTTAAAGCTTTTTAAATTCCAAAATCTGAAACCATATAATGACTTTTTcatgcttttattcatttatttatttatttatttatttattatttttgggtcacacctggtaatgcacaggcgtcattcctggctcatgcactc
The nucleotide sequence above comes from Sorex araneus isolate mSorAra2 chromosome 1, mSorAra2.pri, whole genome shotgun sequence. Encoded proteins:
- the ZMYM5 gene encoding zinc finger MYM-type protein 5 isoform X2, whose translation is MDKCSVEGLELTEQTPVLLGSTAMAASLMNVGNSFGDQISPLVNRSRNSSIEDDEDDDVVFIDSIHPPSTAPAVTYPRKFVLSKNEKLQGNYSKFLPSSRDLASQKGHIIETIVIDDEEDLETNGENKKISSSFVGWGFPETKNKTKDLDFSTTSLSRSKSKTAVGPFNPGRMNVAGYEFQNGGFTTHHSPGKQFLDIPVSIISS